Genomic segment of Tepidanaerobacter syntrophicus:
TTTAGCGGCAATACTGTTTCCTTTTTTAATTATGTTTGTAGTTTCTATAAAAACTACAAACGAAGCTATCCAATTTCCACCGACATTTTTACCTAAAAACATAACTTTCGAGCATTACAAGAGTATTTTTAATCCTAGGATATTTCCATTTTTGACATATTTTAAAAACAGTATGTACGTTTCCGTGTTGTCCTCTTTTATTTCCGTGGCTTTGGGGATTTTAGGGGGATATAGTCTGTCAAAGTTGAAATTTATGGGGAAAACGGTCATAAATAATGGCTTTTATTTAGTATATATGTTTTCGGGCATACTTTTAGTAGTGCCTCTATTTAAAATAATTTCAGCAATTGGATTGTACAACCATAGAGAGGCGCTAATAATTACAATGATTGTGCAGACGCTTCCCACGTCTATCTATATGTTAAAAAGCTATTTTGACACAATACCCGTTGAAATAGAAGAAGCCGGACGCATCGACGGTCTGAATAGGTTACAAGTCATTACTTATATAATTATTCCACTTTCGCTGTCTGGCATAGTTTCGGTTTTTGTATACGCCTTTATGGTTGCATGGAATGATTTTTTGTTTGCTTCTATTTTCTTAAGCTCATCAGATATGTTTACTCTATCTATAGGCTTAAACTCACTGTTTAATCGACCTGATTACATTTGGGGCAGGATGATGGCATCCGCCATAGTAACCTCAATACCCGTTGTCCTAATGTATGGAGCAAGCGAACTGCTTATGCGCAAAGGCGCAACTGAAGGCGGAGTAAAGGGTTAAATAGTAGCTGCTTATACTTTATAGGAGGATTTCTATGAAAAGCCTAAGAATAACATCAAACGAAGATGCAAAGATATATTTATTAGAAGAAGAAGTAGATGATCCATCTGATACACAGGTTCAAGTGGAAGTGATAACGTCAGTAGTGAGCCCGGGGACCGAAAGAGCATTTATATTGAGCATGGAAAACACTGATAAGAGCTATCCCAGAACTTTAGGTTATAGTGTTGCGGGCATAGTAACAAAAGTCGGCAGTAATGTTAAAGGATTTAAGCCTGGAGACAGAGTTGCAGGAATCCTTGCCCATAGGACAATCGGTAATATAGAACAGCATAATTTGGTGCATATTCCTAATGGGGTAACTTTTGAAGAAGCTGCTTTTGTTAGAATAGGTGTTATTGCTATGCAAGCCGTCAGAAAAGCAAGGATAGAGCTTGGAGAAGGAGTTTTAGTTTTTGGCCTTGGACTGATAGGTCAAATGGCTATGCAGCTTGCAAAAGCTAATGGGGCATTGCCTATTATAGGTATAGATGTTGTTGAAAGCAAGCTTGAACTTGCTAAAATAAATGGCTGTACATATACATTCGATGCCAATATGAAAAATCTGGAACAAGAATTCAAGAATGTGAATAATGGCTGCCTGCCTCAGGTAGTAATTGAATCCACAGGTTTTCCCGAACCAATTAAATTATCATTGCGATATGCATGTAATTTGGGCAGGGTAATAATTTTAGGCAGTACTCGCGGAAACACAGAAATTAATTTTTATAAAGATATACATAAAAAAGGGCTTGTTGTTATTGGAGCGCATATTTCTACCAATCCTGCAATGCAATCCTATACCGCTCATTGGTGTTTCAGAGATAATGCTCTTTGTTTTTTAAATCTTTTAAAAGAAAAAAGAATAAACGTAACCTCTTTGATATCACAGAAAGAAAGTTTTGAGAAATTCAACAATATCTATAAAAATGTTTTGGAAAGAAACGATGATTATATAACTTCTGTTATTACCTGGAAATGGAGATGATTAGTTGAAGGAGATTGTAAATTTTGCCATTATCGGATTAGGGTCTATATCGACAACCCATATTGCAGCCTTAAAAGAAATCGATGAAGCCAATCTAGTCGCTGTATATGACAGAACTATAGAAAAAGCAAAAAAAGTAGCAGCTATGGAAAATGTCAAGGGGTATAGCGATATTGATTTATTACTGAAAAATGAGGATATTGATGCAGTAATTATCTTGACAGCCAGTGGACTGCACGCAGATTTAGGCATAAAAGCTGCTCAGGCAAAAAAGCATGTTATAGTAGAAAAACCTATAGATATTAATGTCAATAAGGCAAGGGACTTAATAGAACATTGCAAGAGAAACAATGTTAAGCTGAGTTGTATTTTTCAACATCGTTTTGACTCTGATATTTTAAACTTAAAGAAAGCGATAGATGAAAATAAACTGGGAAAGTTAAATTCCGGTTGCTGCCATACAAAATGGTTCCGTCCACAGGAGTATTATAATGAAGTGGCATGGAGAGGCTCTAGAGAACTTGGCGGCGGCGCCCTTATTAATCAAGGCATTCATCAGTTAGACTTATTTCAATATTTAATGGGGGATGTTGAAGAAGTCTATGGATATGCAGAAACCCTTGCTCATGTAGATATTGATGCAGAAGATGTTGCTATGGCTGTGCTAAAGTTTAAGAATGGTGCGATAGGTATTCTTGAAGCTAATGTTTGCGCATATCCGGGTTTTAATACCAGAATAGATATCTCAGGCAATGATGGTACAGTTATATTGGAAAATAACACTGTTAAGCAGTGGAAACTGAGAAACGGTGAGGAATATGCAGGTTCAGAAACGGTTTTCCCTCACAAAATTCAATTACAGGACATTGTTTCTGCAATCAAGGAAAACAGAGAGCCGGCGGTAAACGGCGAAGAAGCACTGAAATCCTTAATATTAGTTGATGCAATATATAAATCAAGCACAACGGGTAAACCAATAAAGGTCAATTACAATACTTGATAGAGGTGCTGTATGAAATACTCAGAAAATAGCTGTTCTGATATTAATATTTGTTATATTGGCGGTGGTTCTCAAGGATGGGCATGGAAATTAATGAGTGATTTGTATTTGGAGGAAAGCTTGTCCGGGACGGTAAGGCTTTATGATATTGATAGCAAATCAGCTGAAACCAATGCCATTATCGGGAATATCATTTCAGGATATGAAGAAGCAAAAGGACATTGGACTTACAAAAGCGTTTCAACGCTGGAAGAAGGCTTATCAGGAGCCGATTTTGTCATAATATCAATTACGCCGGGGACGTTTAAGGAAATGTTTTCAGATGTTCACACTCCGGAAAAATACGGAATTTATCAGCCCGTAGGAGATACTACCGGCCCAGGCGGTATATTTCGGGCATTAAGAACGATTCCAATGTATGAAGAGATTGCAAACTCTATTAAAAGATACGCTAAAGATGCATGGGCGATAAACTATACTAATCCCATGTCGATTTGCGTGGCTACGTTATACGCCGTTTTTCCTGAAATAAAAGCCTTTGGTTGTTGCCATGAAGTTTTTGGAGCTCAAAGACTTTTGCTGATGGCTTTAAAGGAATTTGAAGGTATTGAGGAAACAGACAGGCATAATTTAAACACCAATGTTTTAGGGATCAACCATTTTACATGGATCAATGAAGCAAGCTATAAAACTTATGACCTAATGCCCATATATGACAGACTTGTCAAAAAGTATTATAAAGATGGGATTTGTGATAAGATTACCGACGTTCATTTTATGTCAAAAAACCTGGTCAAATTTGATTTATATAGAAGATATGGAATTATTGCAGCAGCAGGAGACAGGCATCTTGCAGAATTTGTGCCTGACTACGCCAGAGATAAAAAAACAATAGCTCAATGGGGTTTCAACCTTACTCCCGTAAATTGGCGCATAGAGAACAAGGCAATGCTCGCAAAATTGAGCAGAGAATATGCTAATAAAGAGAAGAAAGTACCTATAACGGCATCTGGCGAAGAGGGCGTGCGCCAAATAAAAGCGCTGCTAGGCTTAAAGGATATAATTACAAATGTGAATCTGCCAAATCATAATCAGATGGATTGCGATGAAGGCATTGTCGTTGAGACTAATGCGCTATTTACAAAAAACAGTGTACGTCCTTTGACTGCAGGCAAGCTGCCTGATGAAGTTAACTTGATAATGAGTGTTCATATGAATAATCAAAAAGCAATACTTAAGGCAGGGCTTGAAAAGAAAAAGAAGTTAGCTTTTGCCGCATTTTTAAATGATCCATTAGTTAAAAATATCAGCATCTCTAATGCAAAGGCATTGTTTAATGAGATGTTTTCAAATACACGGCAATATTTGACAGGATTTGATTCTATACCTATTAGATAGACACAAAAAAATTAAGGCTTAGAACTTAAAAATGTATAAGATAACAAACTATTATTTTTAAAAGGGTGATATATCATGCCAAGACAATTGGTAGCTGTAGCGCCGCGCGTGGCGGAAATAGTAGAATACGAAGATAGAGAAATTTTGCCAAATGAAGTAAAAGTTAAAGTTGAATATGCTGCGCCAAAGCATGGAACGGAATTGACGGATTTTAGGGGCAACAGCCCATTTTTGAAAGAAAAGTACGATAGCGAATGGCACATGTTTGTTCCGAGAGCAAAAGAGGAACAAACCGAAATAGTCTTCGGCAAGTGGAACTTAGGAAACCAATGGGTTGGTAGAATAATAGAAAAAGGCAGCGAGGTAAAGGATTATGAATTAGGTGATAGAGTATGTTCTTATGGAGGCATTAGGGAGACCCATATTGTTAATGCCGTAAACAACTACCGACTGCGAAAACTTCCAGAAAATGCCTCTTGGAAAAATGCACTGTGTTATGATCCGGCACAATTTGCTATGGGCGCAGTAAGAGATGCCAATATAAGAGTAGGCGATAGGGTTGCGGTGTTCGGATTAGGCGCCATAGGACAGATTGCTGTTCAACTATGCAAGAAAATGGGGACAAGCCTTGTTGCTGCTATAGATCCGATTGAGATAAGAAGACAGGTAGCCAAGAAAAACGGAGCAGATGTTGTTTTAGATTCCACGACGACGGATGTAGGAATGGAGCTTAAAAAATTGACAGAAAAGATGGGAGTCGATGCAGTAGTTGAGACCAGCGGTCATCCGGCGGCACTGCAAAGCGCGTTGAGAGGTCTTGCTTATGGCGGAATCATTGCATACGGAGCATTTGGAAAGGAAATAACCGGAGGTCTAAATTTTGGGAAAGAGGCCCATTTCAACTATGGCAGAATTGTTTTTTCCAGAGCTTGCAGCGAGCCAAATCCAGAATATCCCCGCTGGAACAGGAAAAGAATAGAAGAAGTTTGCTGGGAACTCTTAACCAATGGATACCTGAACTGTGAAGATATTATAAACCCTGTAGTGCCTTTCGAAAAATCTGCAGAGGGATATATGAAATATGTAGATAGGGAGCCGCACCTAAGCATAAAAATGGGCGTGGAGTTTTAGGAGGTTATTATGAAACTTGCAACTCAGGATAAACCATTTTACTCCAGCGAAATTGAACAAAAACTTTTGGAGATAAGAGATATGGGCTTTGATGCCTTTGAAATTGATGGCGCATATCTTATTGAAAAGTTTGATAAAGTAGAGGCAGCAGTGAGAAATACTAGTGTCGATATTTCTAGTGTATGCGGAGGATATAGGGGTTGGATAGGGGACTTCAATGAAGAAAGACGCATGCAGGCAATATCTGACATCGAAAATATACTTAAGCGCGCAGGTTCAATAGGGGCTAAAGGCATAGTAGTCCCGGCTGCATGGGGAATGTTTTCATTAAGGTTACCTCCTATGGTACCTCCAAGGAGCCCGGAAGAGGACAGATATGTTCTCTTGGACTCGCTAAAAAGGCTTGATAATATAGCAGGTTCTACAGGCACAGCTATTTTTCTTGAGCCTTTGAACAGGTACGAAGATCATATGATAAATACCTTGGAGACAGCAAAACAATTAATTTGCGACGGTGGGTTCAAAAATGTAAAAATAACCGCAGATTTTTTCCATATGAACATTGAAGAAAAGAATATTGCAGAAAGTATTTTAAAATATAAGGAATTTATAGGACATGTCCATATTGCAGACAGTCACAGGTATCAACCTGGGGACGGGCACCTTGATTTCGTCGAGGGTTTCAGAGCGCTGCTTGATATAGACTATAAAGGATACATGGCTTTTGAATGCAGGGTTTTAGGCGAAAATCCTGCCGAGGAATATAAGAAATCTGTTGAATATATAAAAGAATGTATCGCAAGGGCAAGGTGGAGTAAATGCAAAAACTAAGAGTCGGTATTATAGGTGCAGGCCAGATCGTAGAAACAGCACATATCCCTGCCTATATAAAACACAGAGATATAGTCGAGCTGACAGCTATTTGTGATATAAACGAAGAAAAAGCAAGGCATATGGCAGACAAATACGGTATAGCAGCTTATTATAAAGATTACCAAGATATGCTAAAAGAATGTAAGCTTGATGCAGTAAGCGTATGTGTTATAAATCGGTTTCATGCTCAGGCTGCCGTAGATGCATTGAATGCAGGATGCCATGTATTGTGCGAAAAACCTCCTGCTATGAATTATGAAGAAGCCTTAGCCATGTATGAAGCTTCAAAGAAAAATAAAAAAATACTTACATTCAACTTTCATTTTAGACATGCTCAGGAAATTAAAATTTTAAAAGAATTGATAGACAAGGGAATGTTCGGCAACATATATGCAGCTAGGGTTCAGGCTTTGCGGAGAAGAGGTATTCCTGGGTGGGGGAACTTTATTAACAAAGAAGTTCAAGGCGGTGGTCCGCTTATAGACATAGGAATACATATGCTAGATGCAGCCCTGTATCTGATGGGTTTTCCTGAGCCTGATTATGTGGCCGCAGGAGCCCATCAGAGAATTGGAAACCGGTCCGGCGTAGGGCTTATGGGTTCCTGGGACCCTGCTAAGTTTACTGTAGAGGATTCATTATTCGGCTTTATACGTTTTAAAAATGGCGCCACATTAAATCTTGAAACATCTTTTGCCCTAAACATGAAAGAAGAATCTATTATGAATGTGCATATTTTTGGTGAAAAAGCAGGAGCATCGGCTTTTCCTCTGGAGGTATTTTCTGAAACAGATACTGCATTAACAAATATGGAATTTCCTTATCTGCAAGAAATAGATAAACGCTATGAGAGTATTGCAGATTTCATAAATAGTTGTGTTTACGGTAAAAAGCCGTTGTACAAAGCGGAAGAAAGCCTTATTATCCAAAAAATCATCGACATCATGTACAAATCCTCTGAAACAAGCCAGCCATTAAAATGGTGATATCAAAAGTTTCTTTTAGAATTAAAATATAGAACTAACAAGGAGAAAATGTAGCGATGCTGCTATATGATTGCGGAAATAAGGAATATAAAAATTGGATCATATGTGAAACTTCTTTTGATGCACAGCTACTGGGAAAATGCGAATCAATCATGGCTTTAGGAAATGGTTACATGGGTCTTAGATCGTCAATGGAAGAAAATTATACAAAGCAAACTCGAGGCCTCTTTATAGCTGGAACCTTTAATAAGTTTGACTGTTATGAACCCTCAGAACTACCTAATGCCGCAGACGTAGTCGAACTAGAAATTGTGCTTAACAATGAAGTTTTTTCTCTTGAGAAAGGGGTTATATATTCATACCAAAGGAGTTTAAATTTAAAGACAGGCGAGTTGGCGCGCCATATAATCTGGGAAAGTCCGAGCAAAGATAAGTATAAACTTTGCTTTAAACGATTTGTTTCACTGGATAATTTACATCTGATTGGCATGAAAGTTTATATTACACCCTTGACTGGCGAATCTTGCATCCGGGTCACTTCGGGTATAAATGGCCAAATGACTAATTCAGGAGTGCAGCATTTCCACGAAGGCGAAAAGCGAATATATGACCAAAATATAATGGAATTTATTCAGACTACTTGCCAATCAAAAATTGATTTTATATTTCATTCTGGTCATACATGGAAAATAGACAGCGACAAGCAAATTCCAACTCCAAGAATGATTATAAGCCGCCGCAAATTAGAAATGATGTATGACTTTATGATTCCCAAAGGGAAAACTTTAATAATGGAAAAAATATGTACAGTTCATACCAGTCTAGACAAATCTTATTGCTATAAAGAATATAGTTTGCAAGACTTACGTGATAAGACTTTAACTGAATTTATAGAGCTGAATCGTAAAGGATATGATTTATTATTTAATGAAAGTGCTAAAAAGTGGAAAAGGTATTGGAAAGAAGTAGATATAAAAATCGAAAGCAAAGATTCCTTTGACCAGTTGACAGTTCGATTTGCTCAATATCATCTATTGATTATGACACCTGCTCATGACTCGAGATTTGGAATAGGTGCAAAAGGCTTAACAGGCGAAGGCTATAAAGGTCACACATTTTGGGATTCGGAGATTTTTATTCTTCCATATTTTACTTTTACAAACCCGCAAATTGCGCGAAAACTGTTGGAATACCGCTATCATACTCTAAATGGCGCACGAAAAAAAGCTATAAAAAACGGATTTGAAGGCGCTATGTATCCTTGGGAATCAGCTTTTACCGGTGATGAAGAAACGCCTGAATGGGGCGCCGTAAACATACTAACGGGAGAAGCGACAAGGATATTATCAGGATTGAAGGAACAGCACATAACCTGTGACATTGCTTATGCCTTATGGCAATATTACAAAGCTACACAAGACATAGACTTTATGAAGAAATACGGCAGTGAAATATTATTTGAAACAGCTTCGTTTTGGGCAAAGCGCGTTGAGTGGGATGAGGAGAAAAAATCTTACTGTATAAATGATGTAATAGGACCTGATGAATACAAAGAACAGGTAAATAATAATGCTTTTACTAACTATATGGCCCATTGGAATATACAAACAGCTATTAACCATTATAGAGAATGCAAAGAAAAGATGCCTCAAACCTTCAAGAGATTAAATAAGAAATTAGATTTGGAACGTCGATTTAAACTTTGGAATGAAGTAGTTGACAAGATATACTTACCTCAACCTAGAAAAACCGATAAGGTGATTCCTCAGGATGATACCTATCTATCTAAACCCTTGATTGACATAACGAAATATAAAAATGCTTCTGCCATGCAAACGATTTTGCAAGATTATAGTCGGGAACAGGTCAACAACATGCAAGTTTCAAAACAAGCAGATGTGGTTATGCTATTGTATTTGCTAAAGGATAAATTTTCAAAAGATGTAAAAGAAGCAAACTGGCAGTATTATGAGCCGAAAACCCTTCATGATTCTTCCTTAAGTTTGTCTGTACATTGCATAGTAGCTTGCGATATTAATGACAAAAATACTGCATATGACTTTTTTAAAAAAGCAGCTCAAATTGACCTTGGCCCGAATATGAAATCTTCAGATTTAGGGATACATGCTGCTTCCCTTGGAGGGATATGGAAAGCTATTGTTTTCGGTTTTGCAGGAATCAGCATCGAAGATGATAAATTACACATAAACCCTAAAATCCCACCATTGTGGCTTAAACTGAAGTTGCCATTAAAGTTTCAAGGCTACAACATGGAAATTGAAATTACACGTGATTGTGTTCAAATAAAAAATAAAACAAAAACCGATTATCCATTAGAAATTTTTATAGGGAATGATAAATATTTGCTCAAAGAGAAGTTAAGAGTGGATTTACAAGGGGTTAGCCCGCAAAAATAGGGTTAGTAATCTTGCTTCATGGTTGAAATTAAAAGCTAAATGGCATTTCCTTTTTAGCAAAAATGCATTATGTATCCATATTGGAGGTTGACGATGGTAATACAAGAAGAAATCAATTGGGAAAAAAGCATTTTTAAAAAATTAGAATTTTTATATGGAACTCAAAGTAATTTAATCCTTGAAGATATCAAAGCATTGGTTAAAAAATACAAGCATAAAAAAAAGCCTTCTAAATCTTGGGTAGATGAAAATGATATAATTTTAATTACGTATGCGGATTCCATATATGAAAACGGACAGCTGCCTCTAAAAACTTTAAAGGAGTTTTTGGTTACTTATGTTAAAGATTCCATAAGCGCTGTACATATTTTGCCATTTTATCCTTACTCATCTGATGACGGGTTTTCTATCATTGATTATCGTCAAGTCAATCCAAAGCTGGGAGATTGGTGGGACATAAAGGCCATAGGCGAGAACTATGATTTAATGTTTGATGCGGTCATAAATCACGTATCAAAAAGCAGTGAGTGGTTCCAAAATTTTTTGGCAGGACATGAAAAGTACAACGATTACTTTATTGAAGCCGATCCTAACGGGGATTATAGCAAGGTGTCTCGGCCTCGTGCTTTGCCACTTCTTACACCATTTGAAACGGTGAACGGAAAAAAATATTTATGGACTACCTTCAGTGAAGATCAAATCGATCTTAATTACAAAAACCCGGCAGTGCTATTAGAGATTCTTGAAATTTTAGCGATGTATGCTGCTAATGGCGCTCGCTATATTCGACTTGACGCCATAGGGTTTTTATGGAAGAAAAAAGGTACTACTTGTCTGAATCTGGACGAAACCCATATGGTGGTAAAAATAATTCGCGAAGTACTAGACAAAGTAGCACCAGGTACGATTTTAATTGCTGAAGCCAATGTTCCACACAAGGAAAATATAAGTTATTTTGGGGATGGATATGATGAAGCACATATGGTATATCAGTTTGCTCTTCCACCCCTGACCTTATTTTCTTTTTATACCGGTAACGCTCAAAAGCTGCTTCAATGGGTTGATAATTTAAAACAGACCTCAGAAATGACAACATACTTAAATTTTCTTGCATCTCATGATGGCATTGGCATGCGTCCAACAGAAGGGATTCTAGAAGAAGAAGAAAGAGACCTGATGTTAAAAACCACTATTAAACATGGCGGGCTGATTTCATATAAAGACAACGGAAATGGGACAAAATGCCCCTACGAATTAAATATAAATTATTTAGATGCTCTAACTGATAGCAAGGAAGATGATACAACCCGTGTTAATAGATTTTTAGCCGCTCATGGAATTCTATTGTCCCTTGTCGGAGTGCCGGGTATTTATATTCATAGCTTACTTGGTTCAAGAAACTATTATAAAGGTGTCCAAGAATCAGGGATTTATCGCAGAATTAATCGTGAAAAGCTAGAAAAAAATATCCTATTTGCTGAATTAGAAACAAACACGATTCGCAGAAATATTTTCTATGGGTTATCCCGATTAATTAGCATAAGAAAAAAACAAAGCGCCTTTAGTCCAAGAGCAACTCAGAATGCTTTATTCCTAGATAGTCGTGTATTTTCTGTTTTAAGAACTAATGAAGATACAGGGGATCAAATTTTGGCCATGATAAACGTTTGCGGCGAGACAGTGCTGATTAATACAGCTTATTCAGGATATGAGCTGATAAGTAACAGGCGATTGGAAAATCAATTTGTTTTACAACCTTACCAAATTATGTGGGTGAAAATCAGCTAATTTATTGAGGTGATATTCTTGCGGTATGAGGCAGTTATCTTTGACCTGGATGGAGTTATTGCTGATACAGCAAAATTTCATTATGAAGCTTGGAAGAAAATAGCTGAAGAATTAGGAATTTATTTCGATGAAAAAATCAATGAAAGTCTTAAGGGAGTTAGCCGAATGGAAAGTCTAGAAATCCTTTTGAAGCAAAGCGAAAAAGAATACTCCCAGGAACAAAAAAACTATTTTGCGTCAAAAAAGAATGATTACTTTAAAAGCATGATACAAAAAATAACACCCGGCGATATATTGCCCGGCAGTATAGAATTAATAAAGATATTGAAAAGATATAACGTAAAGTTAGCCGTAGCATCGGCTAGCCGCAACGCAAACACAGTTTTAGAAAACTTGGGCATAAAGAGCGAATTCGATTATATTGTAGATGCTGCAAAAATAGTAAATGTAAAACCTGATCCGGAAATATTTCTTGCGGCTGCAGAAAATTTAGGAGTAGAACCGAAAAAGTGTGTTGGTATAGAAGATTCAGTGGCTGGAATTGAAGCAATTAAAAGAGCGGGAATGTTTGCTATAGGCATAGGAGATCCGACAATATTAAAAAAAGCCGATATGGTATTAGAAGATCTAAGATACACACAAAAAATTGTAAAATTAGTTATCGGGGAATGAATTATAAGGATGATTTTAGAATAACAATAAGACTATATAATCACCGTCTTTATTATATCATATCGAGTAACTATGAATAGCTAGTAAAATCCCGAAATACTTAAAAAAGGCCGGATTCTAAGAAATGTATAGAATTGCAGCCAAATAAGCAGGAGATATTTCATATATTGTCAACCATAATATAAATTAAAGTTGACAATTACCCCTCCCTTTGCTATTATAAGAGAAAATATTATGGGAAGGGGTAATTTTTATGAACATAAAGACTAGGGATATGGCTTTAATAGCTTTATTTGCCGCACTTACGGCAATCGGGGCATTTATCAAAATACCTACCCCCCTTGTCCCTTTTACGCTGCAATATTTGTTTTGTGCTTATTCGGGCATTCTACTGGGCGCAAAGCGGGGTCTTTACTCACAACTTTTATATTTAAGCGTTGGCTTAATGGGTTTCCCGGTTTTTACTCAGGGAGGCGGCCCTATGTATATTTTCCAACCAACATTTGGCTACATAATAGGTTTTTCACTTTGCGCATATATTATAGGCAAACTTACGGAAAGATTGGATAAAATCACACTGACCAGCCTACTAGGCCCCATTTTGGCGGGTATGTCTATTGTGTACTCATGCGGTATTATTCACTTATATTTAATCATGAATTTCTATTTGGGCAAACCTATGTCATTTAAGGCAGCTGTAATTGCAGGATTATTCCCATTTGTGTTTTCTGATTTGATTTACAGTGTAGCAATCGCCCTTACAGCTACGGCAATCGTGCCTTCACTCCGAAAATTAGGTTTAGCAGATGAACCTCGCTAAATTTAAGATACCTCTTTTCTATCTATTTTTGAAATAAGAAGGTCATATAGCTTGTAGTTTCTATTATGTCACTTCCAAGCAATATGCCTGAGTTGGTGTGGCTTACCAGTGTAAAATCAGGGATGCCGGCGTTTTCCATGGCAAAAAATAATGTGGCTAAAGACGCGGGAGAGTCCAGATGGTCATTTCCCATTAAAAAAATACTGTCCCAATTGTTGTCGTTTAGAGCTTTTAA
This window contains:
- a CDS encoding sugar phosphorylase, with the protein product MVIQEEINWEKSIFKKLEFLYGTQSNLILEDIKALVKKYKHKKKPSKSWVDENDIILITYADSIYENGQLPLKTLKEFLVTYVKDSISAVHILPFYPYSSDDGFSIIDYRQVNPKLGDWWDIKAIGENYDLMFDAVINHVSKSSEWFQNFLAGHEKYNDYFIEADPNGDYSKVSRPRALPLLTPFETVNGKKYLWTTFSEDQIDLNYKNPAVLLEILEILAMYAANGARYIRLDAIGFLWKKKGTTCLNLDETHMVVKIIREVLDKVAPGTILIAEANVPHKENISYFGDGYDEAHMVYQFALPPLTLFSFYTGNAQKLLQWVDNLKQTSEMTTYLNFLASHDGIGMRPTEGILEEEERDLMLKTTIKHGGLISYKDNGNGTKCPYELNINYLDALTDSKEDDTTRVNRFLAAHGILLSLVGVPGIYIHSLLGSRNYYKGVQESGIYRRINREKLEKNILFAELETNTIRRNIFYGLSRLISIRKKQSAFSPRATQNALFLDSRVFSVLRTNEDTGDQILAMINVCGETVLINTAYSGYELISNRRLENQFVLQPYQIMWVKIS
- a CDS encoding biotin transporter BioY, translated to MNIKTRDMALIALFAALTAIGAFIKIPTPLVPFTLQYLFCAYSGILLGAKRGLYSQLLYLSVGLMGFPVFTQGGGPMYIFQPTFGYIIGFSLCAYIIGKLTERLDKITLTSLLGPILAGMSIVYSCGIIHLYLIMNFYLGKPMSFKAAVIAGLFPFVFSDLIYSVAIALTATAIVPSLRKLGLADEPR
- the pgmB gene encoding beta-phosphoglucomutase; this translates as MRYEAVIFDLDGVIADTAKFHYEAWKKIAEELGIYFDEKINESLKGVSRMESLEILLKQSEKEYSQEQKNYFASKKNDYFKSMIQKITPGDILPGSIELIKILKRYNVKLAVASASRNANTVLENLGIKSEFDYIVDAAKIVNVKPDPEIFLAAAENLGVEPKKCVGIEDSVAGIEAIKRAGMFAIGIGDPTILKKADMVLEDLRYTQKIVKLVIGE
- a CDS encoding glycoside hydrolase family 65 protein, yielding MLLYDCGNKEYKNWIICETSFDAQLLGKCESIMALGNGYMGLRSSMEENYTKQTRGLFIAGTFNKFDCYEPSELPNAADVVELEIVLNNEVFSLEKGVIYSYQRSLNLKTGELARHIIWESPSKDKYKLCFKRFVSLDNLHLIGMKVYITPLTGESCIRVTSGINGQMTNSGVQHFHEGEKRIYDQNIMEFIQTTCQSKIDFIFHSGHTWKIDSDKQIPTPRMIISRRKLEMMYDFMIPKGKTLIMEKICTVHTSLDKSYCYKEYSLQDLRDKTLTEFIELNRKGYDLLFNESAKKWKRYWKEVDIKIESKDSFDQLTVRFAQYHLLIMTPAHDSRFGIGAKGLTGEGYKGHTFWDSEIFILPYFTFTNPQIARKLLEYRYHTLNGARKKAIKNGFEGAMYPWESAFTGDEETPEWGAVNILTGEATRILSGLKEQHITCDIAYALWQYYKATQDIDFMKKYGSEILFETASFWAKRVEWDEEKKSYCINDVIGPDEYKEQVNNNAFTNYMAHWNIQTAINHYRECKEKMPQTFKRLNKKLDLERRFKLWNEVVDKIYLPQPRKTDKVIPQDDTYLSKPLIDITKYKNASAMQTILQDYSREQVNNMQVSKQADVVMLLYLLKDKFSKDVKEANWQYYEPKTLHDSSLSLSVHCIVACDINDKNTAYDFFKKAAQIDLGPNMKSSDLGIHAASLGGIWKAIVFGFAGISIEDDKLHINPKIPPLWLKLKLPLKFQGYNMEIEITRDCVQIKNKTKTDYPLEIFIGNDKYLLKEKLRVDLQGVSPQK